One window of Nitrospira sp. genomic DNA carries:
- a CDS encoding cupin domain-containing protein, with protein sequence MPYLTRQKFPVPLDRDQVALDWSRRGYSCDVFTDPPGREWNDFVHATNELVTVIDGKLRLTIGGEEIIAEPGDEVFVPNGVCHSVKNISSFMTHWLYGYD encoded by the coding sequence ATGCCCTATCTCACCCGTCAAAAATTCCCCGTACCGCTCGATCGTGACCAGGTTGCGCTCGACTGGAGCCGGCGGGGCTACTCCTGCGATGTGTTCACCGACCCGCCCGGCAGGGAGTGGAATGATTTCGTTCATGCGACGAACGAGCTGGTAACCGTTATCGACGGGAAGCTCAGGCTCACCATCGGCGGAGAAGAGATTATCGCAGAGCCGGGCGATGAAGTGTTTGTTCCCAACGGTGTTTGCCATTCCGTGAAGAATATTTCCTCATTCATGACTCACTGGCTGTATGGGTATGACTAG
- the purQ gene encoding phosphoribosylformylglycinamidine synthase subunit PurQ: MNIGVVVFPGSNCDHDCEHVFKDVLEQDVTMIWHKETSFAGVDAVILPGGFSYGDYLRTGAIARFSPVMNAVKEFASGGGLVLGICNGFQILLEAGLLPGTMLRNKSLHFICRETCVKVENAATPFTNVCRSGQVLKIPIAHADGNYYTDPVTLAGLQANAQIIFRYCTADGTVTPEACPNGSLDNIAGIRNAEGNVLGMMPHPERCAESVLGNEDGRTILSSIVEGIKKAKVGV; the protein is encoded by the coding sequence ATGAACATCGGCGTCGTTGTGTTCCCCGGTAGCAATTGTGATCACGACTGCGAGCATGTCTTCAAAGACGTGCTGGAACAAGATGTGACGATGATCTGGCACAAGGAAACTTCTTTCGCCGGTGTAGATGCCGTCATCCTGCCCGGTGGATTTTCGTACGGTGACTATCTCCGGACTGGAGCGATTGCGCGGTTTTCGCCGGTGATGAACGCGGTGAAAGAATTCGCCTCCGGAGGTGGGTTAGTGCTCGGGATTTGCAATGGATTCCAGATTCTCCTCGAGGCAGGACTACTGCCGGGCACCATGTTGCGGAATAAGTCGTTGCATTTTATCTGCCGCGAGACCTGTGTCAAAGTGGAGAATGCTGCGACGCCGTTTACAAATGTTTGCAGGTCCGGACAAGTGCTCAAGATCCCGATCGCTCACGCGGACGGGAACTACTATACCGATCCAGTGACACTAGCCGGGCTTCAAGCCAATGCACAGATCATCTTCCGTTATTGCACGGCAGACGGGACGGTGACGCCGGAGGCTTGTCCGAACGGTTCTCTTGATAATATTGCCGGCATTCGCAATGCCGAAGGCAATGTGTTGGGCATGATGCCGCATCCGGAACGTTGTGCCGAATCGGTTTTGGGCAACGAAGACGGGCGGACTATTCTGTCGTCGATAGTAGAGGGGATCAAGAAGGCGAAGGTAGGGGTGTGA
- a CDS encoding response regulator, which yields MATILVIDDEQSIRGLLKEVLVKAGHRVLEAEDGRKGLTLYQKEPVDLVIMDLLMPETDGLEATLQLTREYLDAKVIAITGAQGDHNFLDVAKLFGARRAFEKPFDLNKLLEAVKEELAVT from the coding sequence ATGGCAACCATTCTAGTCATTGACGACGAACAATCCATCCGAGGGCTGCTGAAAGAGGTCCTTGTCAAGGCAGGACACCGCGTGCTTGAAGCAGAGGATGGACGCAAAGGGCTCACACTCTACCAGAAGGAGCCGGTCGATCTCGTGATCATGGACTTGTTGATGCCGGAAACGGACGGCCTTGAGGCCACTCTTCAACTCACCCGCGAATATCTGGACGCCAAAGTGATCGCAATCACGGGAGCCCAGGGCGACCACAACTTTCTGGACGTCGCCAAACTCTTCGGAGCGCGTCGCGCCTTTGAAAAGCCATTCGACCTCAACAAGCTCCTGGAAGCGGTGAAGGAAGAACTCGCCGTTACGTGA
- a CDS encoding DUF882 domain-containing protein, whose amino-acid sequence MDTIDQAKRPWTRRAFLQVSMVGTLLLSGRLVGPQPVQARELPEGRLALVNVWTNERLDVTYRDDEGNYDLAALDDVNYLLRCHYTGEVGAIDVRVLEHVNLVQNKLGIQEEIHVISGFRSPEYNAMLVRTDRHVAKNSLHMQGQAIDLLIPGVPPTKLRQAALELRYGGVGFYKRSSYVHLDSGPFRHW is encoded by the coding sequence GTGGACACCATAGACCAGGCCAAACGGCCCTGGACCAGGCGTGCGTTTCTTCAGGTTTCCATGGTGGGGACTCTACTCCTGAGTGGACGATTGGTTGGTCCACAGCCAGTGCAAGCTCGTGAGCTTCCAGAGGGGAGGCTGGCGCTGGTGAATGTGTGGACTAATGAGCGCTTGGACGTCACCTACCGCGACGACGAGGGGAACTATGATCTGGCGGCGCTCGACGACGTGAATTATCTCCTGCGCTGCCATTACACGGGTGAAGTCGGCGCGATCGACGTGCGCGTGCTGGAGCACGTGAATTTGGTGCAGAACAAACTCGGCATCCAGGAAGAAATTCATGTGATTTCCGGTTTTCGGTCTCCCGAGTACAATGCCATGTTGGTACGGACAGACCGACATGTCGCCAAGAACAGCTTACACATGCAAGGACAAGCAATCGATCTTCTAATCCCCGGTGTTCCTCCTACGAAGCTTCGCCAAGCCGCGCTCGAACTGCGGTACGGTGGGGTCGGCTTCTACAAACGTTCCAGCTACGTGCATTTGGATTCAGGCCCCTTCCGACATTGGTAG
- the purS gene encoding phosphoribosylformylglycinamidine synthase subunit PurS, with the protein MKAKIHVTLKQGILDPQGKAIEHALDSLGFKNATNVRVGKYMELDLDQNDMAKAEAEIKGMCEKLLANTIIEEYRYELQS; encoded by the coding sequence GTGAAAGCCAAAATTCATGTGACGCTGAAGCAGGGCATCTTGGATCCCCAAGGCAAAGCCATTGAACATGCGCTGGACTCATTGGGGTTTAAGAATGCGACGAATGTGCGTGTTGGGAAATACATGGAGTTGGATCTCGATCAAAACGATATGGCCAAGGCTGAGGCCGAGATCAAAGGCATGTGTGAAAAGTTATTGGCGAATACGATCATTGAAGAGTATCGGTACGAATTGCAAAGCTGA
- a CDS encoding SagB/ThcOx family dehydrogenase, with amino-acid sequence MDRVIHYHVRTKHHFNRYARSLGFLDWVNQPDPFRRFEGAELISLPLLSPDEEPLSPAYEAIYERGTVPSQPVSLRTLSRFFEFALALSAWKKVGDSEWALRSNPSSGNLHPTEGYVILPQPNDLDLKPGLYHYAPKEHGLERRAEFSADLVERLLGPFPPEAFLFGLTSIHWREAWKYGERAFRYCNHDVGHAIGTARIAAATLGWNMALLDAVDQDTVAMLLGTDRKEDFGEAEPEHPDCLAVVWPPQQVKRETLNMKREGMELPLFLETAIVKELAGETWHGKANRLSNEHGVHWDIIDDAAAASWKLERDERLVPFPSPPITPHSLPLTSHGQSAGRIIRQRRSAVAFDGKTSISSATFFHMLQRVMPWAELPQLERPMPWDVWPYDPTIHLMIFVHRVDGLTPGLYVLLRDRRKLSFIQHAMNPELTWTIAPDCPDGLPLYWLLEGDAKRLAAQVSCQQDIAGDSAFSLGMLAEFEGTLRDRGAWWYPRMFWEAGLLGQVLYLEAEAAGVRATGIGCFFDDPVHEIVGIQGLAIQSLYHFTIGGPVEDRRLQTLPPYHHLGPRS; translated from the coding sequence GTGGATCGCGTCATTCACTATCATGTCCGTACGAAGCACCACTTCAATCGTTACGCCCGCTCGTTAGGATTTCTTGATTGGGTGAACCAGCCTGATCCGTTCCGACGGTTTGAGGGGGCTGAGCTGATCTCTCTTCCATTGCTCAGCCCTGATGAAGAGCCGCTGTCGCCCGCCTACGAGGCGATTTACGAACGAGGAACTGTTCCTTCTCAGCCTGTCAGCTTGAGAACTTTGTCACGTTTCTTTGAGTTCGCGCTTGCCCTGTCGGCTTGGAAGAAGGTAGGCGACTCCGAGTGGGCGCTGCGGAGTAATCCATCGTCCGGCAACCTGCATCCCACGGAAGGCTATGTGATCTTGCCTCAGCCGAATGACCTCGATCTGAAACCGGGGTTGTATCACTACGCACCGAAAGAACATGGACTCGAGCGTCGGGCTGAGTTTTCTGCTGACTTGGTTGAACGCCTCCTGGGACCTTTTCCTCCAGAGGCCTTCCTCTTTGGGCTCACGTCGATTCATTGGCGCGAGGCCTGGAAGTATGGAGAGCGGGCGTTCCGCTACTGCAATCACGACGTAGGCCATGCAATCGGAACGGCACGAATCGCTGCGGCCACGCTGGGTTGGAACATGGCCTTGTTGGACGCTGTGGACCAAGACACGGTGGCCATGTTGCTCGGAACAGATCGCAAGGAAGACTTTGGAGAGGCTGAACCGGAACACCCTGACTGTCTGGCAGTGGTGTGGCCGCCTCAGCAGGTAAAACGTGAAACGTTAAACATGAAACGTGAAGGAATGGAGTTGCCGTTGTTTCTTGAGACGGCGATCGTCAAAGAGCTGGCCGGCGAAACCTGGCATGGGAAGGCGAATCGATTGAGCAACGAGCACGGGGTCCATTGGGACATCATCGATGACGCTGCAGCGGCATCATGGAAGCTTGAGCGCGATGAACGGTTGGTTCCATTTCCTTCTCCACCAATAACCCCTCACTCCTTACCTCTCACCTCTCACGGTCAGTCGGCCGGCCGGATTATTCGTCAGCGTCGAAGTGCCGTGGCATTTGACGGTAAGACGTCGATTTCTTCTGCAACGTTCTTTCATATGCTTCAGCGGGTTATGCCGTGGGCTGAACTTCCGCAGCTGGAACGGCCTATGCCGTGGGATGTGTGGCCCTATGATCCAACAATTCATCTCATGATATTCGTTCATCGGGTGGATGGGCTCACACCGGGTTTGTATGTTCTCCTGCGGGATAGGAGAAAGTTGTCGTTCATTCAGCATGCCATGAACCCAGAACTGACCTGGACCATCGCGCCGGACTGTCCGGATGGGCTGCCTCTTTATTGGTTACTTGAAGGTGATGCAAAAAGGCTTGCGGCGCAAGTCAGTTGCCAACAGGACATTGCCGGCGACAGTGCCTTCTCGCTCGGCATGTTGGCCGAGTTCGAGGGGACCTTGCGGGACCGAGGCGCCTGGTGGTATCCACGCATGTTTTGGGAAGCGGGATTGCTCGGGCAGGTCTTGTATCTGGAAGCGGAAGCGGCAGGAGTGCGGGCAACGGGAATCGGCTGCTTCTTCGATGATCCGGTCCACGAGATCGTCGGTATTCAAGGCTTAGCCATTCAATCCCTCTATCACTTTACGATTGGCGGGCCAGTGGAAGATCGACGTCTGCAGACCTTGCCACCGTACCACCATCTGGGGCCTCGTTCATAA
- a CDS encoding SNF2-related protein: MANLITFCRRLPVTLLADDVGLGKTISAGLIVSELISRSRLSKFLVVCPKLLGPQWQEELASKFNIPSTIATGKDLIRKEPEEHGAIITTYNSARLYLDEIPRDRFEMLILDEAHKLRNLYGVESPPQVARRFRGALEERRFRYIPMLTATPIQNRLWDLYSLVDLLTVARGHQNPFGSEGVFARKFIADDREKARQLPLEAKDEFRSIVYGYMSRIRRGDAQLSFPDRKVQMHKAEPTVGELELIRAIAKPIQNLNRLAQISILQALTSSPEALKAQLENMARNGTVTPELAQTVSAIVKRMPLTAKLQGLGSLIERLKKESPERWRLVIFTGRRETQTTIQSFLRENYGLKVGVINGSSGQRNQQTLASFRKTPPECHVIVSTEAGSEGINLQVANVLVNYDLPWNPMIVEQRIGRIQRLASDHASVAIFNIILSGTFEEFIVGRPMEKLQLASHAIGDIEALLEASGIGEGEEDGPTGFDEKMRQLVIAALAGKDFEGATRQAEQSIEEAKQTLAREEENINSLLGGMEGAAYTGPRSPRLPSTKRSMEPREFTIDAFKMLGARVTQLEGGLVLIEENQGRQYIRFDEQSEGERRTILYKPGTGPFLDLVHRVVSSGLHNLEDLDEQPTVRCRETSSAWLRSFNASLIGIDIQTVSHCFDGQAVVRVRATVSHDSYERLVEVRCLGTEHMTPFMRTALNPVPQLIQHPREIGLSLDAVVREAQNDDGISEFCRFYLERRAEEMRAAGDARRKAKKLEDEFTPRLEMSLVGLEGKVHRRIEVQVRFKLEGEKEYASRLILDPHDPTLVDAPKLMACAKSGRKAPSVCFKQCEISGQSVLEDLLARSDLSGRSALPEFMVVCASTNKRLLKDEVEESAITGKPVTKWLLKTSPISGKRAEPEHFGRCEFTGVEILNSELSISEVSGKRYRNDETARSSYSGKCGHISEFITCAVTGQCLLDSEAERCEATGMPVSPGILQVCSVSGRRVSPSELEISSLSGRPVRRCFLKTSALSGKRAELEHFERCDFTGAEGLKDELAVSEVSGKHYRADESSRSAVSGKSGHISEFIRCHETGQPLLTTEAEQCEVTENYVQPGILETCAVSGKRVLPKALERCTWSGKKALKNFLVSSSISGAKVLADLAIQSAAGEYCMPSESRVCSWSGEKAHPDDIRVCEITGLAVHFQFTGNARHPRLQPLASLLDGTRRTMDAAESWDSIAKHVQAIVGSGRCTVESAVLSPDRRRLAVCCRVVRYLFVQNYVGTVYTLDEQSIEGHLGIGKRTAQSWTGD, translated from the coding sequence GTGGCAAACCTAATTACGTTTTGCCGCCGTCTTCCTGTCACGCTACTCGCCGATGATGTTGGACTCGGCAAAACAATTAGTGCTGGTTTGATTGTTAGTGAACTGATTTCCCGGTCGCGTCTTTCCAAATTTCTCGTTGTCTGCCCAAAACTACTAGGGCCTCAGTGGCAAGAAGAACTTGCGTCAAAATTTAACATCCCTTCAACGATTGCCACAGGTAAAGATCTTATCCGTAAAGAGCCGGAAGAGCACGGTGCCATCATTACGACGTATAACTCCGCCCGTCTTTACCTTGACGAAATTCCGCGTGACCGTTTCGAAATGCTTATTCTGGACGAGGCTCATAAGCTTAGGAATTTGTACGGGGTAGAGTCGCCGCCTCAGGTTGCCCGACGGTTCCGAGGAGCCCTAGAAGAACGCCGTTTTCGCTATATTCCAATGTTAACGGCGACACCAATCCAAAACCGGCTCTGGGATCTTTACTCGCTCGTTGATCTCCTCACTGTGGCGAGAGGACATCAGAACCCGTTTGGCAGCGAGGGAGTGTTTGCTCGAAAATTTATCGCTGACGACCGGGAGAAGGCACGCCAATTGCCGCTTGAAGCAAAAGACGAATTCCGTTCCATTGTTTATGGCTACATGTCTCGAATTCGCCGAGGGGATGCGCAACTGTCCTTCCCTGACCGCAAAGTACAAATGCATAAGGCCGAACCTACTGTTGGTGAGCTTGAACTGATTAGAGCTATTGCGAAACCGATTCAGAACTTAAATCGGTTGGCTCAAATTTCGATCTTGCAAGCACTCACAAGCAGCCCCGAAGCGCTTAAGGCCCAGCTAGAGAACATGGCTCGGAACGGAACAGTTACACCCGAACTTGCTCAGACCGTTAGTGCAATCGTCAAACGAATGCCATTAACTGCGAAGTTGCAAGGTTTAGGATCGTTAATTGAGAGGCTAAAAAAGGAGAGCCCGGAACGTTGGCGACTCGTGATCTTCACGGGGCGACGAGAAACTCAGACGACGATCCAATCCTTCTTAAGAGAAAACTATGGATTAAAGGTTGGTGTCATCAATGGCTCCTCCGGGCAGCGCAACCAGCAGACTCTTGCCAGCTTTCGGAAGACACCGCCAGAATGCCACGTCATTGTCTCCACTGAAGCAGGTTCTGAAGGCATCAACCTTCAAGTCGCCAATGTATTGGTCAATTATGACCTGCCTTGGAATCCAATGATTGTTGAGCAGCGTATTGGACGAATCCAACGTCTCGCATCTGATCATGCCAGCGTTGCCATCTTTAACATCATTTTGAGCGGAACGTTTGAAGAATTTATAGTTGGTCGGCCCATGGAAAAACTTCAATTAGCCTCACACGCCATCGGAGACATAGAGGCTCTCCTTGAGGCGTCTGGTATTGGAGAAGGAGAAGAAGATGGCCCGACAGGATTCGATGAGAAAATGCGTCAACTCGTTATTGCAGCCCTTGCAGGAAAAGATTTTGAGGGAGCGACTCGTCAGGCAGAACAGAGTATCGAAGAGGCAAAACAGACCCTGGCGCGGGAGGAGGAAAACATTAATTCACTACTCGGTGGCATGGAGGGTGCTGCTTACACCGGCCCACGCTCTCCGAGATTACCCTCTACCAAACGCTCAATGGAGCCCCGTGAGTTTACAATCGATGCGTTTAAGATGCTTGGCGCGCGCGTCACTCAACTTGAAGGCGGATTGGTTCTTATTGAAGAGAATCAAGGGCGACAATACATCCGTTTCGACGAGCAATCTGAAGGAGAAAGACGAACCATCTTGTACAAGCCAGGCACAGGCCCATTCCTTGATCTCGTTCATCGGGTCGTGAGTTCTGGATTGCACAATCTTGAGGATCTTGACGAGCAACCAACCGTCCGGTGTCGCGAAACCTCTTCTGCGTGGCTTCGATCGTTTAATGCCTCATTGATTGGCATAGACATTCAGACGGTGAGTCACTGCTTTGACGGCCAGGCTGTCGTCCGTGTCCGGGCTACTGTCTCGCATGACAGTTACGAAAGGCTTGTTGAAGTCAGATGTTTAGGGACCGAGCACATGACCCCGTTCATGCGTACGGCGCTCAATCCAGTACCTCAGCTGATCCAGCATCCTCGCGAGATAGGGTTAAGCTTGGATGCGGTTGTAAGGGAGGCTCAAAACGATGACGGCATTTCAGAATTCTGTCGCTTTTACCTTGAACGACGTGCAGAGGAAATGCGAGCAGCTGGAGACGCTCGGCGAAAGGCCAAAAAGCTAGAAGATGAATTCACTCCCCGGCTTGAGATGAGCCTTGTCGGCTTGGAAGGAAAAGTCCATCGGCGCATTGAGGTACAAGTCCGCTTCAAGCTGGAAGGTGAAAAGGAATATGCCAGCAGACTCATCCTCGACCCGCATGATCCTACGTTAGTCGATGCTCCTAAGCTAATGGCATGCGCCAAGAGCGGACGAAAAGCTCCTTCCGTATGTTTTAAGCAGTGCGAGATCTCCGGCCAATCAGTACTTGAAGACCTGCTTGCACGATCCGATTTGTCTGGCAGATCTGCCTTGCCCGAATTCATGGTGGTATGTGCATCGACAAACAAACGGTTATTGAAAGATGAGGTGGAAGAATCTGCGATCACCGGCAAACCTGTCACTAAATGGTTACTGAAAACGTCCCCCATAAGCGGGAAGCGAGCTGAGCCTGAGCATTTTGGAAGGTGCGAGTTTACCGGTGTGGAAATACTCAATTCTGAACTGTCGATCAGTGAAGTCTCTGGGAAGCGATACCGGAATGACGAAACGGCACGATCCTCCTATTCCGGAAAATGCGGCCACATCTCGGAATTCATAACATGTGCGGTTACAGGTCAGTGTCTGCTGGATTCGGAAGCGGAACGTTGTGAAGCCACCGGTATGCCTGTAAGTCCAGGGATTCTCCAAGTGTGTTCGGTATCTGGGAGAAGAGTATCTCCTTCTGAACTTGAAATTTCGAGCCTCAGCGGCAGACCGGTTAGACGCTGCTTCCTCAAGACATCGGCACTCAGCGGGAAACGCGCTGAACTAGAGCATTTTGAGCGCTGTGACTTTACTGGAGCTGAAGGGCTAAAGGATGAACTGGCTGTAAGTGAAGTGTCAGGCAAGCACTATCGAGCCGACGAAAGTTCACGATCGGCAGTGTCAGGAAAGTCGGGACATATTTCCGAGTTTATCCGATGCCATGAAACCGGCCAGCCCTTACTCACCACGGAGGCCGAACAGTGCGAGGTTACTGAAAACTATGTCCAGCCAGGCATTTTAGAAACATGTGCTGTTAGCGGGAAACGGGTTCTTCCAAAAGCATTAGAGCGATGCACCTGGAGCGGCAAGAAGGCGTTAAAGAACTTTTTGGTTTCGAGCAGCATATCAGGAGCGAAGGTCCTTGCCGATCTTGCGATACAATCGGCTGCTGGAGAATATTGCATGCCATCCGAGAGCAGGGTTTGCAGTTGGAGTGGAGAAAAGGCGCATCCCGACGACATCAGAGTATGTGAGATCACGGGACTAGCAGTGCATTTCCAATTTACCGGAAATGCAAGACATCCTCGCTTGCAACCCCTCGCATCGCTTCTTGATGGAACGAGGCGGACGATGGATGCAGCCGAATCCTGGGATTCAATTGCCAAACATGTCCAAGCGATAGTTGGAAGCGGCCGATGCACGGTTGAGTCGGCGGTTCTGTCTCCTGATAGAAGACGTTTGGCTGTATGCTGCAGAGTGGTTCGGTATCTATTTGTGCAAAACTATGTCGGCACTGTTTATACCCTCGACGAACAGTCAATCGAGGGTCACCTTGGCATTGGTAAGCGCACCGCCCAAAGCTGGACCGGTGATTGA
- a CDS encoding DUF4403 family protein — MFPRSIGSSLVVLSLLLSLTGCLPKQYVVRPPAPTLLPATPNPLSPATESSVSFPVQVNLSPFILAANDDNVIPKKFDHWRNSIKHPKGVEYKYYAERDDFAVAPSGSPQAISTNPGSVIHDWWKGIEPLSSSLSISTALRYKIGAPPLQCGDGTEWPKRATLNGNLTVGMTPNYGVSASVTGVLLNAIDPCKISITDTDVFQEVKNQLTERVRGGLSNAVARINTLTARSRVEDVWHALRNPISLEPDAWLLLNIGNVWRSGFSSGGGDLIEDTIHITAKPVLVFGAEPPSAGGALPQLETEPASTGFHGAADAQLYSTMPRTLANRLASTGFHVIADIPLDYPSLSRSLATRLQGKRVAVKGDFIHITDAAILGRGGNQVVLRIAFTGDATGHLYFVGKPAMNTLAQSVQIGGLRLDLDSEQLIQKSGPDWLTGSSLRELVMGEAVLGLTPATDRMRDLVTKALNRELSPTITTHGTVTSVQGIGVFADVNALYVRVMSDGLLNLKVDGKQ; from the coding sequence ATGTTTCCCAGGTCCATAGGCAGCTCTCTCGTCGTCTTGTCTTTGTTGCTGTCATTAACGGGTTGTCTCCCCAAGCAGTATGTCGTTCGCCCACCGGCACCGACGCTACTGCCGGCAACCCCGAACCCTCTCTCCCCAGCCACAGAGTCCTCCGTCAGCTTTCCCGTTCAGGTGAACCTGTCGCCATTCATCCTTGCTGCCAACGATGACAACGTGATTCCCAAGAAGTTCGATCATTGGAGGAACTCCATCAAGCATCCTAAAGGTGTCGAGTATAAGTATTATGCCGAGCGGGATGATTTTGCGGTGGCACCTTCAGGTTCCCCTCAAGCCATCAGCACGAATCCTGGGAGCGTGATCCACGATTGGTGGAAGGGCATTGAACCACTAAGCTCTAGTTTATCCATCAGTACAGCCCTTCGCTATAAGATTGGGGCCCCTCCACTTCAATGTGGCGATGGCACCGAATGGCCTAAAAGGGCAACGCTAAATGGGAATCTCACCGTTGGCATGACACCGAATTACGGTGTGTCGGCATCAGTAACCGGTGTGCTGCTGAACGCCATTGATCCTTGCAAAATCAGCATCACCGATACCGATGTGTTTCAGGAAGTCAAAAATCAGCTGACAGAGCGAGTACGGGGTGGGCTCAGCAACGCGGTCGCACGCATAAACACGCTGACAGCCAGATCCCGGGTGGAAGATGTCTGGCACGCGCTGCGCAACCCCATATCACTAGAACCGGACGCGTGGCTCCTGCTCAACATCGGTAACGTGTGGCGCAGCGGCTTCTCTTCAGGGGGTGGAGACCTCATCGAGGACACCATTCATATAACCGCGAAACCAGTTCTCGTGTTCGGTGCCGAACCACCATCGGCTGGCGGGGCTCTTCCTCAACTTGAAACTGAACCGGCTTCCACTGGATTTCATGGCGCCGCTGATGCCCAGTTGTATAGCACAATGCCCAGGACACTTGCGAACCGGCTGGCTTCCACTGGCTTCCACGTCATCGCTGACATCCCACTGGACTATCCCTCGCTGTCCCGATCACTTGCAACGCGGTTGCAGGGAAAACGTGTCGCAGTGAAAGGAGATTTCATTCACATCACCGATGCGGCCATTTTGGGCCGTGGTGGCAATCAAGTTGTTCTACGGATTGCGTTTACGGGAGACGCCACCGGCCACCTGTATTTCGTGGGGAAACCTGCAATGAACACGTTGGCCCAGTCCGTTCAGATCGGTGGCCTCCGCTTGGACCTCGATTCCGAACAGCTCATCCAGAAGAGCGGCCCCGATTGGCTCACCGGTTCTTCCCTCAGAGAACTCGTTATGGGTGAAGCCGTGCTCGGTCTGACTCCGGCGACTGATCGCATGCGCGACCTTGTGACTAAGGCCCTGAATCGGGAGTTGAGTCCGACCATCACGACGCACGGGACCGTCACCTCGGTGCAGGGCATCGGCGTGTTCGCCGATGTGAACGCGCTGTACGTTCGGGTGATGAGCGACGGGCTGCTCAATCTGAAGGTCGACGGTAAGCAGTAA
- a CDS encoding ArsB/NhaD family transporter, which produces MSSLTVALLIFSLCYLLIMTERLHKTIVALSGAALMIVFGVVSQEEAFYSHKFGVDYNVVFLLIGMMVIVNIVRETGLFEVLAIWAAQRADAKPFRLLVLLALLTAGQSAMLDNVTTVLLMAPVTLAIAKRLELDPIPFLLTEALASNIGGTATLVGDPPNIMIASKAELSYLDFLFVMGPIAIVIMAVFVGVLWLICGRSMTVEPHLREAVLALSSREAVQDQAFLRRCLFLLVVVNVGFCLHSLVHLEPATIALLGASLFMLIGHARRKPEDAEELTYLAEVEWKTIFFFIGLFILVGGLVKVGIIRYLADQLVAVTRGNLAGSTMAVLWGSAALSAVVDNIPYVAAMNPLIVDLARSLHPEVTDYVALVHQPDIIPLWWALALGACLGGNGTIIGASANVVIVDIARKAGYRITFWQFLKFGFPVMVGSVALSALYLWLVFLR; this is translated from the coding sequence ATGTCTTCTCTCACTGTAGCCCTTCTGATCTTCAGCCTGTGCTATCTGCTTATCATGACCGAACGGCTCCACAAGACTATTGTGGCGTTGTCCGGCGCGGCGTTGATGATCGTGTTCGGCGTGGTGTCGCAAGAGGAGGCATTTTATTCCCATAAATTCGGGGTCGATTATAACGTCGTCTTTCTGCTGATCGGCATGATGGTCATCGTCAACATCGTGCGAGAGACAGGTCTCTTCGAAGTCTTGGCCATTTGGGCGGCGCAGCGCGCGGACGCAAAACCGTTTCGCCTACTGGTCCTGCTGGCCCTGTTGACTGCCGGGCAATCGGCCATGCTCGACAACGTCACCACCGTCCTGCTTATGGCGCCGGTCACCTTGGCGATTGCAAAACGGTTGGAGCTCGATCCCATCCCATTCCTGCTGACCGAAGCCCTCGCCTCCAATATCGGTGGAACTGCCACGCTCGTCGGTGATCCACCCAATATCATGATCGCGAGCAAAGCCGAGCTCAGCTATCTCGATTTCCTGTTCGTCATGGGGCCGATTGCGATCGTCATCATGGCGGTTTTCGTGGGTGTGCTGTGGCTCATCTGTGGTCGATCGATGACGGTGGAACCCCATCTACGGGAGGCTGTTCTCGCTCTGAGCTCACGGGAAGCGGTGCAGGATCAGGCCTTCTTGCGGCGCTGTCTGTTCTTATTGGTCGTCGTCAACGTGGGGTTCTGTCTCCACTCTCTGGTTCATTTGGAACCGGCTACGATCGCGCTGCTTGGAGCGAGTCTATTCATGTTGATCGGCCATGCCAGACGAAAGCCTGAGGATGCCGAAGAGTTGACCTATTTGGCTGAAGTCGAGTGGAAAACCATCTTTTTCTTCATCGGCCTGTTTATCCTGGTGGGGGGGTTGGTCAAAGTGGGCATAATCCGTTATCTGGCTGATCAACTGGTGGCGGTGACACGCGGGAATCTCGCCGGGTCGACCATGGCGGTGCTGTGGGGATCGGCGGCCCTCTCCGCCGTCGTGGACAATATTCCCTATGTCGCCGCCATGAATCCGTTGATCGTCGATCTCGCCCGGTCGCTACATCCGGAGGTGACCGACTACGTCGCCTTGGTCCATCAACCGGACATCATCCCGCTCTGGTGGGCATTGGCCTTGGGGGCTTGTTTAGGCGGTAACGGCACGATCATCGGCGCGAGCGCCAACGTGGTGATCGTGGACATCGCGCGAAAAGCCGGTTACCGGATTACCTTTTGGCAGTTCTTGAAGTTCGGGTTTCCGGTCATGGTCGGGTCCGTGGCGCTCAGCGCGCTCTATCTTTGGCTGGTATTCCTGCGCTAA